The following are from one region of the Coffea eugenioides isolate CCC68of chromosome 2, Ceug_1.0, whole genome shotgun sequence genome:
- the LOC113760672 gene encoding probable LRR receptor-like serine/threonine-protein kinase At1g34110, whose amino-acid sequence MLMCNKRSGAIKSPRLSSHTSPLRLTTHILLAFSARSLDCPDPSSLLSNISTMPKLPGKIHNPAPFFLFILLCFSFIISATSGLTFSSDVTALKAFKAAIKPSSIKPYSCLGSWNFSNDPCSIPRAYFSCGLLCSGNRVTQLTLDPADYAGTLTPLISKLTQLVTLDLSTNKFSGPIPPLYSLTNLQTLVLRFNSFSGTVPPSLTALKSLETVDLSHNYLSGSLPNSWGSIGSLRRLDLSYNKLTGSLPKLPPNLIELAIKANYLSGPLYRTSFQGLTQLEVVELSENSFSGTLEAWFFLLPALQQVDLANNSFTRVDIWKPKNGNSDLVAVDLGFNRIEGYLSVNFAAYPLLSSLSLRYNRFRGPIPWVYSKRESLKRLFLDGNFLNGSPPAGFFSTGTSVSGSLGDNCLQKCPVSSQLCLKSQKPSAICQHAYGGKPRS is encoded by the coding sequence ATGTTAATGTGTAACAAAAGATCCGGAGCCATCAAATCTCCCCGCCTGAGTTCACACACTTCACCATTACGACTAACTACTCATATATTACTAGCATTCTCCGCTCGCTCGCTCGATTGCCCGGATCCCTCGTCGCTACTTTCCAACATTTCTACCATGCCTAAGCTGCCGGGGAAAATCCATAATCCTGCACCTTTCTTCCTCTTCATCcttctttgtttttccttcattatttcagCTACGTCCGGCCTCACCTTTTCATCAGATGTAACGGCCCTTAAAGCCTTCAAAGCCGCTATCAAGCCCTCTTCAATTAAGCCATATTCATGCCTTGGCTCCTGGAACTTCTCCAACGACCCTTGCTCCATTCCTCGGGCTTATTTCTCCTGCGGTCTTTTATGCAGTGGCAACAGAGTAACCCAGCTCACCCTCGACCCGGCTGATTACGCCGGCACCCTGACTCCACTCATTTCCAAGCTCACTCAGCTCGTCACGCTCGACCTCTCAACCAACAAATTCTCCGGTCCAATCCCACCGCTCTACTCCCTAACCAATCTACAAACTCTTGTACTCCGATTCAACTCCTTCTCCGGCACAGTCCCACCCTCTTTAACCGCGCTTAAATCCCTCGAGACGGTTGATCTCTCGCACAATTATCTTTCGGGATCGCTGCCCAACTCGTGGGGCTCGATCGGCAGCTTGAGAAGGCTCGACCTGAGTTACAACAAACTCACCGGTTCACTCCCCAAGCTCCCGCCCAACCTCATTGAGCTGGCGATCAAAGCCAATTATCTGTCCGGGCCGCTTTACAGGACTTCATTCCAGGGGTTAACTCAATTGGAGGTTGTTGAACTCAGCGAGAACTCGTTTTCCGGGACACTCGAAGCTTGGTTTTTTCTCTTGCCTGCTTTGCAGCAGGTGGACTTGGCGAATAACAGCTTCACGCGGGTCGACATCTGGAAGCCTAAGAATGGGAACAGCGACCTGGTGGCCGTCGATCTGGGATTTAACAGAATCGAAGGGTATTTGTCCGTAAATTTCGCGGCGTACCCTTTGTTGTCGTCTCTGTCATTGCGTTACAACCGGTTTCGTGGACCAATCCCGTGGGTGTACAGCAAGAGGGAGTCATTGAAGAGGCTGTTTTTGGATGGGAATTTCTTGAATGGGTCGCCGCCGGCGGGGTTTTTCAGCACGGGGACGTCAGTTTCTGGCAGTTTAGGGGACAATTGCCTACAAAAATGCCCGGTTTCTTCGCAACTTTGCTTGAAATCGCAGAAGCCTTCGGCCATTTGTCAGCATGCCTACGGGGGGAAACCAAGGTCCTAG
- the LOC113761240 gene encoding putative ribosome biogenesis protein slx9-like isoform X1 encodes MGKPSSGTEAKTTRAERKFEKKVQFYSKVRDTVASLTAQKAITKKKTRSRQKKLKAYDFSSLTEFLPELKTPQQRSPLPSKLNSKTRQNLVLKEGNQLKTVLNHPAFQSDPLGSIHQHLQNTQPLADKKPKPKYNKSESKEAKRKRSKASRGPQQMEV; translated from the exons ATGGGGAAACCTAGCTCGGG AACTGAGGCGAAAACCACTCGTGCTGAACGCAAATTCGAGAAGAAAGTGCAGTTTTATTCCA AGGTCAGAGATACAGTTGCTTCCTTAACAGCCCAAAAAGCCATTACCAAG AAGAAGACAAGGAGTCGACAAAAGAAACTAAAGGCATATGACTTTTCCTCCCTCACTGAGTTTCTTCCCGAGTTGAAAACTCCTCAGCAAAGATCTCCCCTTCCATCAAAGCTTAACAGCAAAACCAGGCAAAATCTAGT GTTGAAGGAGGGAAATCAGTTGAAGACAGTTCTTAATCATCCTGCTTTCCAGTCAGATCCATTAGGATCCATCCATCAACATCTCCAAAATACACAGCCTCTTGCTGATAAGAAACCTAAACCGAAGTACAATAAGAGTGAAAGCAAGGAAGCAAAACGGAAACGATCTaaagcttcaagagggccgcaACAAATGGAAGTTTGA
- the LOC113761240 gene encoding putative ribosome biogenesis protein slx9-like isoform X2: MGKPSSGTEAKTTRAERKFEKKVQFYSKVRDTVASLTAQKAITKKTRSRQKKLKAYDFSSLTEFLPELKTPQQRSPLPSKLNSKTRQNLVLKEGNQLKTVLNHPAFQSDPLGSIHQHLQNTQPLADKKPKPKYNKSESKEAKRKRSKASRGPQQMEV; encoded by the exons ATGGGGAAACCTAGCTCGGG AACTGAGGCGAAAACCACTCGTGCTGAACGCAAATTCGAGAAGAAAGTGCAGTTTTATTCCA AGGTCAGAGATACAGTTGCTTCCTTAACAGCCCAAAAAGCCATTACCAAG AAGACAAGGAGTCGACAAAAGAAACTAAAGGCATATGACTTTTCCTCCCTCACTGAGTTTCTTCCCGAGTTGAAAACTCCTCAGCAAAGATCTCCCCTTCCATCAAAGCTTAACAGCAAAACCAGGCAAAATCTAGT GTTGAAGGAGGGAAATCAGTTGAAGACAGTTCTTAATCATCCTGCTTTCCAGTCAGATCCATTAGGATCCATCCATCAACATCTCCAAAATACACAGCCTCTTGCTGATAAGAAACCTAAACCGAAGTACAATAAGAGTGAAAGCAAGGAAGCAAAACGGAAACGATCTaaagcttcaagagggccgcaACAAATGGAAGTTTGA
- the LOC113761241 gene encoding stress enhanced protein 1, chloroplastic isoform X2, producing the protein MALAQVSNCLYTSVRDVCVSNPVRISSAARIPISGVAKFGTTFASGSPLLQRSSYSTKAASKATSVSIKCEQGAKGGNSVDVWLGRFAMVGFAAAISVEIGTGKGLLENFGLTAPLPTVALAVTALVGVLTAVFIFQSASKS; encoded by the exons ATGGCTTTGGCTCAAGTCTCCAATTGTCTTTACACTTCCGTTAGAG ATGTTTGTGTCTCAAACCCAGTAAGGATTTCATCTGCTGCTCGAATTCCTATCAGTGGTGTTGCTAAATTTGGAACCACCTTCGCTTCCGGCTCTCCTCTTC TTCAGAGATCTTCTTATTCAACAAAAGCTGCAAGCAAAGCTACTTCAGTGTCAATAAAATGTGAGCAGGGTGCCAAAGGGGGCAACAGCGTTGATGTGTGGCTTGGTCGATTTGCAATGGTTGGCTTTGCAGCGGCTATTAGTGTTGAAATAGGAACAGGCAAAGGACTTCTGGAG AATTTTGGTCTGACAGCTCCCCTGCCAACGGTGGCATTGGCAGTTACAGCATTAGTGGGTGTTCTTACAGCAGTTTTTATCTTCCAATCTGCCTCCAAGAGTTAA
- the LOC113761241 gene encoding stress enhanced protein 1, chloroplastic isoform X1, producing MALAQVSNCLYTSVRDVCVSNPVRISSAARIPISGVAKFGTTFASGSPLPVQRSSYSTKAASKATSVSIKCEQGAKGGNSVDVWLGRFAMVGFAAAISVEIGTGKGLLENFGLTAPLPTVALAVTALVGVLTAVFIFQSASKS from the exons ATGGCTTTGGCTCAAGTCTCCAATTGTCTTTACACTTCCGTTAGAG ATGTTTGTGTCTCAAACCCAGTAAGGATTTCATCTGCTGCTCGAATTCCTATCAGTGGTGTTGCTAAATTTGGAACCACCTTCGCTTCCGGCTCTCCTCTTC CAGTTCAGAGATCTTCTTATTCAACAAAAGCTGCAAGCAAAGCTACTTCAGTGTCAATAAAATGTGAGCAGGGTGCCAAAGGGGGCAACAGCGTTGATGTGTGGCTTGGTCGATTTGCAATGGTTGGCTTTGCAGCGGCTATTAGTGTTGAAATAGGAACAGGCAAAGGACTTCTGGAG AATTTTGGTCTGACAGCTCCCCTGCCAACGGTGGCATTGGCAGTTACAGCATTAGTGGGTGTTCTTACAGCAGTTTTTATCTTCCAATCTGCCTCCAAGAGTTAA
- the LOC113764039 gene encoding sodium/proton antiporter 2 codes for MYTLLSIRSSHFSPSHNFNKNHDHHSHHHPLGFSAPLSLKSGQPYVGQSYTIRPRDYGPKILHRSGVLVRAEDEARDLSSSSSTQQRQPQTHSEKQQLQELYSSSRECDPLCSVDETSSQDHPKTDFLKALAILAAAGTGTLAINHSWVAANQDLAMALLFGIGYAGIIFEESLAFNKSGVGLLLAVSLWVIRSIGAPSTDIAVSQLSHASAEVSEIVFFLLGAMTIVEIVDAHQGFKLVTDNITTRKPKVLLWVIGFATFCLSSVLDNLTSTIVMVSLLRKLVPSSEYRKLLGAVVVIAANAGGAWTPIGDVTTTMLWIHGQISTLPTMKDLIVPSAVSLAVPLALMSLTSEVNGKGQNLPNVLSSEQTAPRGKLVFSVGIGALVSVPVFKAVTGLPPYMGMLLGLGVLWILTDAIHYGESERLKVPQALSRIDTQGVLFFLGILLSVSSLEAAGILRELANYLDANIPNVELIASAIGVVSAVIDNVPLVAATMGMYDLSSFPQDSKFWQLVAYCAGTGGSMLIIGSAAGVAFMGMEKVDFFWYLRKVSGFAFAGYAAGIAAYLAVHNLSFSLPTLAQFPLLSHS; via the exons ATGTATACTCTGCTGTCCATCAGAAGCAgccatttttccccttctcaTAATTTCAACAAAAACCATGACCACCATTCCCACCACCACCCTTTGGGATTCTCTGCACCTCTCTCCCTTAAATCCGGGCAACCTTATGTAGGTCAATCTTATACTATAAGACCTAGAGATTATGGCCCAAAAATTTTGCACCGAAGTGGAGTCCTGGTCAGAGCTGAAGACGAAGCCAGAGACCTTTCTTCTTCCTCGTCGACACAACAACGGCAGCCACAGACCCATTCTGAGAAACAGCAGCTTCAG GAACTTTATTCATCATCCAGAGAATGTGATCCGCTGTGTTCAGTTGATGAAACGAGCTCACAAGACCACCCAAAGACAGATTTTTTGAAAGCACTTGCGATTTTGGCAGCAGCTGGGACGGGGACATTGGCAATAAATCACTCCTGGGTTGCTGCGAATCAG GACCTTGCCATGGCATTGTTATTTGGAATAGGGTATGCTGGGATAATATTTGAAGAATCTCTGGCATTCAACAAAAGCGGAGTTGGACTTTTGTTGGCAGTCAGCTTATGGGTGATAAGAAGCATTGGG GCTCCTTCCACAGATATAGCTGTTTCACAGTTATCACATGCGTCTGCTGAAGTCAGTGAAATTGTGTTTTTCTTGCTTGGTGCAATGACAATTGTGGAGATAGTTGATGCTCATCAAGGATTTAAGTTGGTAACAGATAATATTACCACTCGCAAGCCAAAAGTTCTGCTCTGGGTG ATAGGTTTTGCTACTTTTTGTCTCAGTTCAGTCCTCGATAACCTGACATCCACAATTGTGATGGTCTCCTTATTGAGAAAATTAGTACCTTCATCAGAATATAGGAA GCTTCTGGGTGCTGTTGTGGTCATAGCAGCAAATGCTGGTGGAGCATGGACTCCTATTGGTGATGTGACCACTACCATGTTGTGGATACATGGTCAAATATCAACACTGCCAACGATGAAG GACTTGATTGTGCCTTCAGCTGTTTCTCTGGCTGTCCCCTTGGCTCTTATGTCTCTTACAAG CGAAGTTAATGGAAAAGGACAGAACTTGCCCAATGTTTTGTCTTCGGAACAGACGGCTCCTCGAGGAAAGCTTGTTTTTTCTGTGGGAATTGGTGCTTTAGTTTCTGTCCCAGTGTTCAAAGCTGTAACTGGTTTACCTCCTTACATGGGTATGCTGCTTGGACTGGGAGTTCTTTGGATTTTAACAGATGCTATTCATTATGGTGAATCAGAAAGATTGAAAGTACCACAAGCTTTATCAAGAATCGATACTCAaggagttctattttttctggGGATACTTTTGTCTGTCAGCAG CTTGGAGGCAGCAGGTATTTTGCGGGAATTGGCAAATTACCTTGATGCCAATATACCAAACGTTGAATTAATTGCAAGTGCAATAGGAGTTGTGTCAGCAGTCATAGACAATGTTCCACTGGTTGCAGCAACGATGGGAATGTACGATCTGTCTTCATTTCCTCAAGATTCCAAGTTCTGGCAACTAGTGGCATATTGTGCTGGTACAGGTGGATCCATGCTAATCATTGGTTCTGCTGCTGGGGTTGCATTCATGGGAATGGAGAAGGTGGACTTCTTTTGGTACCTCCGCAAG GTAAGTGGTTTTGCTTTTGCTGGTTATGCCGCGGGCATTGCTGCATATCTAGCAGTTCATAATCTCAGCTTCTCTCTTCCAACTCTGGCTCAGTTTCCGCTCCTTTCCCATTCATAA
- the LOC113764037 gene encoding D-3-phosphoglycerate dehydrogenase 1, chloroplastic-like, whose protein sequence is MATASASSTSLFISKSSPSSKLSWKNQLPLPSALAAISLRGCGSNHRHSPRLVVFAMDAKPTVLVAEKLGEAGINLLKDFANVDCSYNLSPEELCTKISLCDALIVRSGTKVTREVFESSDGRLKVVGRAGVGIDNVDLAAATEHGCLVVNAPTANTVAAAEHGIALLTAMARNVAQADASIKAGKWQRNKYVGVSLVGKTLAVMGFGKVGSEVARRAKGLGMYVIAHDPYAAADRARAVGVDLVSFDEAIATADFISLHMPLTPATSKILNDENFAKMKKGVRIVNVARGGVIDEDALVKALDAGIVAQAALDVFIEEPPSKDSKLVQHENVTVTPHLGASTMEAQEGVAIEIAEAVVGALKGELAATAVNAPMVPAEVLTELKPFVVLAEKLGRLAVQLVAGGSGVKNVKVTYASSRAPDDLDTRVLRAMITKGLIEPISDVFVNLVNADFTAKQRGLRITEERILLDGSPENPLEFIQVQIANVESKFASAISESGEIKMEGRVKDGIPHLTKVGSFEVDVSLEGSIILCRQVDQPGMIGKVGSILGEENVNVSFMSVGRVAPRKHAIMAIGVDEQPSKESLKRIGEISAIEEFVYLKL, encoded by the exons ATGGCGACGGCTTCAGCTTCCTCGACGAGCCTTTTCATCTCAAAATCCTCGCCCTCGTCTAAACTTTCATGGAAGAACCAGCTTCCACTTCCCTCCGCCTTAGCCGCCATCTCCCTCCGTGGCTGCGGCAGCAACCATCGCCACTCCCCCAGGCTCGTGGTTTTCGCTATGGACGCCAAACCTACCGTCCTGGTTGCGGAAAAGCTCGGCGAAGCTGGAATCAATCTCTTGAAGGACTTCGCCAACGTCGACTGCTCCTATAATTTGAGTCCGGAAGAGCTTTGCACCAAGATCTCGCTTTGCGATGCGTTGATTGTTCGCAGTGGAACCAAGGTCACTCGTGAGGTTTTTGAGTCCTCCGATGGAAGGCTTAAGGTCGTCGGACGAGCTGGCGTGGGGATTGATAACGTGGATCTGGCCGCTGCCACCGAGCATGGATGCCTTGTCGTTAATGCTCCAACCGCTAACACTGTCGCCGCGGCAGAGCATGGGATCGCGCTGCTAACTGCCATGGCTCGTAACGTTGCTCAAGCCGATGCCTCCATCAAAGCTG GGAAATGGCAGAGGAACAAATATGTTGGTGTGTCACTTGTTGGCAAGACACTTGCTGTAATGGGGTTTGGAAAGGTCGGGTCTGAAGTTGCTAGGCGAGCAAAGGGACTCGGCATGTATGTTATTGCTCATGATCCATATGCCGCAGCAGATCGTGCCCGTGCTGTAGGAGTTGATCTTGTGAGCTTTGATGAAGCCATCGCAACCGCAGATTTCATTTCACTGCATATGCCCCTTACTCCTGCCACTTCTAAGATTCTTAATGATGAAAATTTTGCAAAGATGAAGAAAGGGGTGCGGATTGTAAATGTTGCTCGTGGAGGAGTAATTGATGAGGATGCACTAGTGAAAGCGCTGGATGCAGGCATAGTGGCTCAG GCAGCTCTTGATGTTTTCATTGAGGAGCCACCTTCAAAGGACAGCAAGTTGGTGCAACATGAGAATGTAACTGTGACTCCGCATCTAGGTGCCAGCACTATGGAAGCTCAG GAAGGAGTGGCCATTGAAATAGCTGAAGCTGTTGTTGGAGCATTGAAAGGGGAGCTTGCTGCTACTGCTGTTAATGCACCCATGGTTCCTGCTGAG GTCTTAACGGAGCTGAAGCCGTTTGTTGTACTAGCTGAAAAACTTGGAAGACTGGCTGTCCAATTAGTAGCAGGAGGAAGTGGGGTGAAAAATGTGAAAGTCACTTATGCATCATCAAGAGCCCCTGATGATCTTGACACAAGGGTACTCCGTGCCATGATTACAAAGGGTCTAATTGAACCTATTTCCGATGTTTTTGTGAACTTGGTAAATGCAGATTTTACTGCTAAACAGAGAGGACTCCGTATAACTGAAGAACGAATTCTTCTGGATGGTTCACCTGAAAATCCGCTTGAGTTCATCCAGGTTCAAATCGCAAATGTAGAATCAAAATTTGCCAGTGCCATTTCTGAGTCGGGGGAAATCAAAATGGAGGGACGGGTTAAAGATGGAATCCCTCATTTGACAAAGGTTGGATCTTTTGAAGTGGATGTCAGCTTGGAAGGCAGTATCATTCTGTGCAGACAGGTTGATCAACCTGGAATGATTGGAAAGGTTGGGAGCATTTTGGGTGAGGAAAATGTGAACGTTAGCTTTATGAGCGTTGGAAGAGTTGCTCCAAGAAAGCATGCTATAATGGCAATTGGAGTAGATGAACAACCCAGCAAGGAATCATTAAAGAGGATTGGAGAAATCTCAGCGATTGAGGAGTTTGTTTACCTTAAGTTATAG